In the Paenibacillus sp. genome, GCTCGGCAACCCGTGGATGCTGTACCGGACGGTCGAATATTTGACGACGGGCGCATTGCCGCCCGAGCCGGACGCGAAGGAGAAAATGCGTATCGCGATGCTCCACCTGGACCGGCTGATCGCGCTGAAAGGCGAGTCGGTCGCCGTTCGCGACATGCGGAAGCATTTCGCCTGGTACTTGAAGGGCCTCCGCGGCTCGGCGGAAGTGAAAACCCGCATCATGGAAGCGACGACTCGCGACCAAGTCGTGACCATTCTCGACGGCTACGTGGCCGATCTCGAGAACGGAACGTTCGAACCAAACGCCGTTTCCGTTGTTTGACATTTACTCCCCCTTGAAATATAATCGTCAATAAATTTAACGCCTGCTTGTGTTGAATCGGCCCCGCTGTTCATATAGTAATCACAAGTTGGAAGCAACGATTCAAATTTTTAGACGACGGGAGCTACATTGAATGACGGAAAAGGAAGTCATTTTAACCCAAGAGGGGTTAAAAAAGCTGGAAGAAGAGCTTGAGCATCTGAAATCGGTGAAACGCCGCGAAGTGGCCGAGCGGATCAAGATCGCCATCGGTTATGGGGATATCAGCGAAAATTCCGAGTACGAGGATGCGAAGAACGAGCAAGCCTTCATCGAAGGGCGCATTATTACCCTCGAGAAAATGCTCCGCAACGCCCGCATCATTAACGAAGAAGACGTCGACACGGATACGGTGAGCATCGGTTCGATCGTGACTTTGGAAGATCTCGAGTACAAAGATAC is a window encoding:
- the greA gene encoding transcription elongation factor GreA: MTEKEVILTQEGLKKLEEELEHLKSVKRREVAERIKIAIGYGDISENSEYEDAKNEQAFIEGRIITLEKMLRNARIINEEDVDTDTVSIGSIVTLEDLEYKDTVEYTIVGSAESDPLHNKISNESPVGKAILGKSKGSIVDVSVPAGVIQYKIIDIKKK